One stretch of Candidatus Paceibacterota bacterium DNA includes these proteins:
- a CDS encoding YerC/YecD family TrpR-related protein produces MSKVDPRKINIDAKKKYLDLLWSSIAKLATRGEVEIFFKDLLSESEALMLSRRIEIARRLLNGESYDSIARELKVGMDTINRVQRWLIAGSGGYKKAIEKISKETKKNFNRSEREDAGAAYSFNWIRRKYPLHFLLFNLISDAKKKKSHK; encoded by the coding sequence ATGTCAAAAGTTGATCCTCGTAAAATAAATATCGACGCCAAAAAGAAATATCTCGATTTGTTGTGGTCATCTATCGCGAAATTGGCGACGAGGGGAGAGGTGGAAATATTCTTTAAGGATCTTTTGAGCGAGAGTGAAGCTCTTATGCTCTCCAGAAGGATTGAGATCGCCAGGAGGCTTTTGAACGGGGAGTCCTATGATTCTATTGCAAGAGAATTGAAGGTTGGCATGGATACGATCAATCGTGTGCAAAGATGGCTGATTGCTGGCTCCGGAGGATATAAGAAGGCCATAGAAAAAATCTCAAAAGAAACAAAAAAGAATTTCAATAGATCGGAAAGAGAGGATGCAGGAGCGGCATACTCGTTCAATTGGATCAGACGAAAATACCCGTTGCATTTTCTGCTTTTTAACCTGATCTCGGATGCCAAGAAAAAGAAAAGCCACAAATAG
- a CDS encoding DUF6498-containing protein: MVLITSKEQFDFKKFLSGLFFSKKDTSSFSLIVSNLAPLFGVIFFEWNLFSVIFLYWSENTVIGFYNIFKILMAKESDTGEKMSVLRAGGMEIPMKSKVNTYGHGKITIAVFFIFHYGMFVLIHGVFVLGFFGKLGNPSEGFLYVLFFLLLSHGFSFFENFIGKKEYLKTSPGRQMFQPYARVFVMHFVILVGGIVTMALGAPIFALLILIILKTIVDLLYHIEEHNVYEITDPKAIEEAKKAFQVSK; encoded by the coding sequence ATGGTTCTGATAACATCAAAAGAGCAATTTGATTTCAAAAAGTTCCTGAGTGGTTTGTTTTTCAGTAAAAAAGATACTTCAAGCTTTTCCTTGATCGTTTCAAATCTTGCGCCTCTTTTTGGAGTGATTTTTTTTGAGTGGAATCTGTTCTCAGTCATATTCCTTTACTGGTCGGAGAATACGGTTATTGGTTTCTACAATATTTTCAAGATACTGATGGCAAAGGAAAGCGATACTGGGGAGAAAATGTCTGTTCTCAGGGCGGGGGGCATGGAAATACCAATGAAGTCGAAGGTCAACACTTATGGGCACGGAAAAATAACCATTGCCGTGTTTTTTATTTTCCATTATGGGATGTTCGTTCTGATTCACGGTGTCTTCGTTCTTGGGTTTTTCGGGAAACTGGGAAATCCGTCAGAAGGTTTTCTCTATGTACTATTTTTTCTTCTATTGAGCCATGGTTTTTCATTCTTCGAAAACTTTATAGGAAAGAAAGAATATCTCAAAACTTCTCCGGGCCGGCAAATGTTTCAGCCCTATGCCAGGGTTTTTGTGATGCATTTCGTGATCCTTGTGGGAGGAATAGTTACAATGGCTTTGGGAGCTCCGATATTTGCCCTGCTAATTTTGATCATTTTGAAGACTATAGTGGATCTTCTCTATCACATTGAAGAGCATAATGTTTACGAGATCACTGATCCCAAGGCCATTGAAGAGGCGAAAAAGGCGTTTCAGGTTTCTAAGTGA
- a CDS encoding class I SAM-dependent methyltransferase — protein sequence MKEFEFIEPEKPQGGASSSAKKGDAKIKDMLWTQPEIFEIYESVRKIYRPLNTKIVEETLKEYVNEKDERIVEVGSGIGEMSGIVPESIEKRMVHTERNPEFAAIQKEGGSEREVAAADVERLPFKDNSADVVTGYAMFDTLFNSEKSAEEIKRILKKDGKFIHFLDLGHNEDILIEDYKNQGKVIFPVPFTLDFGEQEDYMSHCYASKKEIKEALSKMDKKDPFYQVINEYIEDPGRLYFIWNMVDPSMLKKMVMRLNKEGVFIPPFDPTLYFRDKMDKIFEDLDFKVLENRIASKKERVKRDERFASEPEYYNDFKNRVGRIYKREKDLPTDEVDVEALVHVFVAQKK from the coding sequence ATGAAAGAATTTGAATTTATCGAACCGGAAAAGCCGCAAGGCGGCGCATCGTCATCGGCAAAGAAAGGAGATGCGAAAATAAAAGATATGCTATGGACTCAGCCGGAGATATTTGAGATCTATGAAAGTGTCCGTAAAATATATCGTCCTTTGAATACAAAAATTGTTGAAGAAACGCTCAAGGAATATGTGAATGAAAAAGATGAGAGAATAGTGGAGGTTGGTTCAGGTATAGGGGAAATGTCAGGTATTGTCCCCGAGAGTATTGAGAAAAGAATGGTGCATACCGAAAGGAATCCGGAATTTGCCGCGATCCAAAAAGAGGGCGGCAGTGAAAGGGAGGTTGCGGCAGCGGACGTGGAAAGGCTTCCATTCAAAGATAATTCAGCTGATGTTGTAACCGGATACGCGATGTTCGACACGCTCTTCAATTCCGAGAAGTCGGCGGAAGAGATCAAGAGAATATTAAAGAAAGACGGAAAATTCATCCACTTCCTGGACCTAGGCCACAATGAAGACATCTTGATCGAGGATTACAAAAACCAGGGGAAGGTCATTTTTCCGGTACCGTTTACGTTGGATTTTGGGGAACAAGAAGATTATATGTCCCATTGTTACGCTTCCAAAAAAGAGATCAAAGAAGCTTTGAGTAAAATGGACAAGAAAGATCCTTTTTACCAGGTCATCAATGAGTATATTGAAGACCCCGGCAGGCTTTACTTTATCTGGAATATGGTCGATCCTTCCATGCTTAAAAAAATGGTAATGAGGTTGAATAAAGAAGGAGTTTTCATCCCTCCCTTTGATCCTACTTTGTATTTCCGAGATAAAATGGACAAAATATTCGAGGACCTTGATTTCAAGGTGTTGGAGAACAGGATCGCTTCGAAAAAAGAAAGGGTCAAGAGGGACGAGAGATTTGCTTCCGAACCTGAATATTACAACGATTTCAAAAACAGGGTCGGCAGAATATATAAAAGGGAAAAGGATCTTCCTACTGACGAAGTCGATGTGGAGGCGTTGGTGCACGTGTTTGTTGCCCAGAAGAAATAA
- a CDS encoding Trp family transcriptional regulator, which translates to MVVDHQARNQGRSRNIFKDLLSESEALMFSRRIEIARRLLNGDSYDSMAKDLKMGMDTINRVQRKLIAGSGGCKRAIDKIPKEAVGR; encoded by the coding sequence ATAGTCGTCGATCACCAAGCCCGAAACCAGGGTCGAAGTCGAAATATTTTCAAGGACCTTTTGAGTGAGAGCGAAGCCCTGATGTTTTCAAGGAGGATTGAGATCGCCAGAAGGCTTTTGAACGGAGACTCTTATGACTCTATGGCAAAAGATCTGAAAATGGGTATGGACACTATCAATCGAGTGCAAAGAAAGCTGATCGCCGGTTCTGGAGGATGTAAAAGGGCAATAGACAAGATCCCGAAAGAAGCGGTAGGCCGTTGA
- a CDS encoding YwbE family protein codes for MNGQNREDIRIGSRVEVVLKADQRTGKFTSGIVAEILTNSDFHPHGIKVRLEDGQVGRVQNILSPVA; via the coding sequence ATGAACGGACAAAACAGAGAAGACATAAGGATCGGTTCGAGAGTGGAGGTTGTGCTGAAAGCCGACCAAAGGACCGGAAAGTTCACTTCTGGCATAGTGGCGGAAATTCTGACGAATTCCGATTTTCACCCGCATGGAATCAAGGTGCGCCTGGAAGACGGGCAAGTCGGACGGGTTCAGAACATTTTGTCGCCCGTGGCGTGA